TCGCGGCGAGGAGAACGTCAACGTTTGCCCCGTGAAGTGCTGAAATCGGGATTATCGGAGCGTTCTCGGCGACGGTGCCCTTAACGAACTCCTTTACCTCTTCGTAGCGCTTCATAACGGTCTCCCTGTCGACGAGCTCTATCTTGTTGAGGGCTATGACGATGTTCTTGTTCCCTACTATCTGGAGGGCCATGAGATGCTCCCTTGTCTGGGGCATTATGCCCTCGTTGGCGGCTATGACGAGAACCGCGCCGTCCATGAGGGAAGCGCCGGCAAGCATCGTTGTCATGAGCGCCTCGTGACCAGGGGCGTCTATGAATGAAACCCTTCTCTCGAATTTGGTTTCATGACCGCAGTACGGGCAGACCGGGGAGCTGGAGTACCTGCCGCAGTTCGGGCACTTTCTTATCTCGGCATCGGCGAAGCCTATCTTAATGGTAATTCCTCTCCTCAGCTCTTCGCTGTGCGTGTCAGTCCAGATTCCAGTTAAAGCCTTTGTAAGAGTTGTTTTGCCGTGATCAACGTGACCGACCATTCCGATGTTAACTTCAGCCTGTCTAAACTCCTTCTTCTTTGCCATATTCTCTCACCCCTAACTTTAGAGCGTGGGGACGTTTATTAAGGTTACTTTAGGAGGGACTTTTTGAGAATAAATGAACCCAGCAGAAAAGCGGAAGTTAAGAAGGGGAGAAGCTCAGAAGATGAGCTTCATGTTGACCTGAACGATCTCGGGGCTGATGGTGTTGCCCCTGACGGTCTTCTTCCTCCTCTCACCGCGCTCCTTGGGCCTGAAGCCAGGGCCGCGGGAGACGAGGATCTTGACCCTCCTCGGGCCGTGAACGTCGGGCCTCATGGCGAAGCCGTCCTTGTCGGTTCCGCCGGTTATCCTGAGCTTCGCGTCGCCCGGAATCTCCTCGCCGAATATCTCGGTGAGGTTGAGTCCGAGCTCGCTCGCAGGAACTTCATCGCCTATGCGCTTTCCTATGAGCTTCTCAGCCTCTTCTCCGCTTATCTCTACCTGCTTGGCTATGCCGTTCTTCGGGTTGGATATAACAAGCTTGAAAGTGGCCATTTCCTCCCACCTCCTGTGTCATTAGCGGGATTCATTGGGTTAGCCCCTTATCCACCCCCTGGTGTGGCTCGGCCTTTAAAAAGTTTCCCCTTCCCATCACAACTTTTTTATACTCACACGAGAGCCTTATGTAAAGGGGTGAGAGAAATGGCAAAGGAAAAGACGACCCTGCCACCGACGGGAGCTGGATTGATGAGGTTCTTCGACGAGGACACGAAGGCAATAAAGATCGGGCCTAAGGGAGTCATCGCCCTGACGCTTATACTGGTTGCCTTTGAGATACTCCTCCACACCTTTGGTCCCCAGATCTTCGGCTAAATGAAGCTCGTCTTCTTTAATCCCCTTGCGTTCAGCTCTTCGTTTATTATGCTCCTTACGACTTCTTCCAGCTGGTTCTGAAGGAGCCTGTCCACATCCTCTTTTATCTTGTCTATGTCGTGTCTGAGTCCCTCGAGGAGCCTTATGTACTCCTTGGCCATATCCAGTTGTCCCTCCTGCCTGACCAGCTGCTCCTTGAGGTGCTCAAAGTCGTCCTTCATGACCTGGAACTTTCTGAGTTCGCGCTGAAGCTCATCAACCTGCTTCGTGAGGGAGTAGTTCTCCGCCTTGAGCTTCTCTATCATCTTGTCCTTCTCCTCAAGCTCCCTCACTAAGGTGTTGTACTCCTCCGCAACCTGGTTGAGCCGCTCGATCTCCCTCAGCGGGGGGACCTTGCCGTTACCGAGGATTATGACGTCCGGGCCAACGTTCACTATGTCGCTCGGCTTTATCTTCAGCTTCTTCTCGCTTGAGAACATGCTCTGACCCTTTCCGAGGTTCTCAACCTCCCTCATCTTCAGGATGAAGTAGAACTGGTCCCCCTCGACCTCGACGTTGATGTCCGTCACGTAGCCCAGTATCTTTCCTTCGGTGAGAGAGATTACGAACTTGTTAATGAGCTGGTTCGCCTTGGCTTCACTAGCTTCACTCATAGAATATCACCCGGCCAATTTTGTTTGGAAGGATACTTAACCTTTCCGCCAATGCTTATAAAGCAACCACCGCCATCAACCTACGGTGAGAGACATGATAATCTTCGCGGGACGTTCAAACGTTGGTAAGAGTACGCTCATATTCCGTTTAACCGGAAAGTGGGTCAAGCGCGGAAAGCGGCCCGGAGTGACGAGAAAACCCACCGAGGTGAACTGGAGGGGGAAGATAATAGTCGACATGCCGGGCTTCGGCTTCATGAGCGGTGTTCCGAAGAGGGTTCAGGAGAAAGTCAAAGATGAGATAGTGCGCTTCATAGAGGAGAAAGCGGACGAGATAGAGCTTGCCGTTCTTGTGGTGGACGGCAAAGCCGCGCCGGAGATAATCGAGCGCTGGGAGAAGCGCGGGGAGATACCCATCGACGTCGAGTTCTATCAGTTCCTCCGGGAGCTCAACATACCGACGATAGTAGCCGTGAACAAGCTTGACAAGATAAAGAACCTCCAGAGGACGATAAACTTCCTGGCGGAGAAGTTTGGGGTTCCGCCTTCCGAAATCAACGAGACCTTCGTGCCGATATCTGCAAAGTTCGGGAAGAACCTGGATAAACTCAGGCTGACGATGGAGAAGAAGCTGAAGGAGGGCAGAGAAAAGCCCTCAGAGAACCTCAAGGACGATGTGGGTGATGGTCTCCTTGACTCCGTCGAGTGAAGATATCTCCTCGAGTATCTCGTCCAGCCTCGTTTTGTCCGCTTCGATGATCAGATCGATGTCGCCGGTGACGCGGTATATCTTCTTTATCTTGAGGTTCTTTATGGCCTCGTAGACGTTCCTCCTCTTGGTGGGCTCTATCCTGACGAAAACGAATACATCACCCTTCTTTTCGCCAAGCAGGTCAAGGGCCTTGTCGGTTAGGTCTATGAAGCCCCTGCCCGTTCTTATGTATCCAAGTTCTTTGAGAACCTTGAGGTGGTTGCTGAGGGCCTGTCTGGTTATCCCGAGCTCCTCCGCGAGCTCGTCCTGGGTCTTTTCGACGGTGTGCACCTCTATGGTCTTGCCGTCCTCGTAGAACTTTCTCAGAAGCCTGAGCTGCCTGGGGGTGAGTGCAGTTTTCTCCTCCATTTTTAAACCTCCTTTGCATGATTAGCCTTTATGCATTTATTAAACCAACGATTTTTCAGGCCAATGTCAACTTTTGATGGCCCAATATTAGTGGCGTAGGGGGAATCTTATAAGTTTTTTCATCCTCCATTCCACTTCCAAGATAGGGCCCGGTTCAGCATGTTCTGTGGGCCTTAGCAGTTAGATTTTTAATTTCTTCCTCAAAGATTTCCTCCATGAACAAAGCGACCTACACCACGGACGTTCCAGGGGACAGGCTCTCCCTGCTGGAAACACTCTCTTCCCGCCAGAGACCGACCAAAGTAATGCTCATCGGCGGAACGGACAGCGGAAAGACAACCCTCCTCACGTTCCTCGCCAACGGCCTCATTGAGAGAGGACTGAGGGTCGCCATAGTGGACAGCGATGTGGGTCAGAAGGGAGTACTCCCCCCCGCGGCTATCAGCCTTGCCTTCCCTGAAGGGCCTTTCTCCAACCCCAGTGAGCTGAGGGGAGCGGCTCACTACTTCATAGGCACAACCTCCCCCGGGCAGTACGCTGGAGAGATGGCCGTTGGCGTAAAGAGACTCGTTGACATCGCCATCAAATCAGCAGACATCGTCCTGATAGATACTACCGGCTTCGTTACAGGCCCGGGTGCCGAGATGAAGCGCCTCAAGGCTGAACTCGTGAGGCCCGATATCGTGGTCTTCCTGGAGAAAGGGGGTGAACTCGAACATCTGCGGAACCTTCTCGCGCCTTACGGCGAAATACTCCGGCTCCCGGTCAGTCCGAAGGTCAGGGCTTACTCCAGAGAGGAGCGCAGGGAGATCCGGGGGAAAAAGTGGCGGGCGTACTTCGCGGCCTCCACTCCTGTGGATGTCGATCTGAGGGAGGTCATTCCAGGGGGCACGTCCCTCTTCCAGGGCAGACCTTTGACCCCTGAAGAAGTGGAGCTCCTTTCTTCTGCATTCGGCTGGCTTGTCCTGGCCGGCTGGAAGGGAGGGCGATACACCGTCGTCAAATCCGACGTTGAGTCCTCCCCAAGGCACTACGACCGCTTTGCCCTCCATGCCGTTGATTTTGAAAAGCTGAGCAACCTGCTTGTGGGCTTCATTGATGGGGATGGCCTTTGCCTTGGCGTAGGTATACTGAAGTGGATAAGCTTCAGCGCGAGAAAGGCGCAGGTTTTAACTCCCCTCTCCCCCGAGGAGGTGAGCAAAGCCGTGGAACTCCGCTTCGGCCGCATAAGGGTCCTTGAAAACGGCGAGGAGCTGGGCCTCCTCCGGAGGGATGAGCTGTAGCAAAGATTTTTAAGCCAATTCTCTAACTGAATTAGGTGACCCTAATGGAATTCAAGGCCTTCATCGAGATAACCAGGCCCCACAACTGCCTCCTCGCAGGGATAGTCGGGGTTCTCGGCTCCATAGTGGCCGTCGGCGACATCCCTGCCCCACGGACAGCGCTCCTGGTCTTTTTGGTGGTCGTCCTCGGTTGCGCCGGAGGAAACACCATCAACGACTACTTCGACTACGAGATAGACAAGATCAACCGGCCGGAGAGGCCCCTCCCGAGAGGTGCAATGAGCAGAAGGACAGCCCTCTACTATTCGCTGGCCCTGTTTGCCGTTGGCCTTTCTCTGGCGGCTCTGATAAACATCTACGCCTTCACCATTGCGTTGGTGGCTTACGTCATGATGTTCCTCTACGCCTGGAAGCTCAAACCCCTCCCCTTCGTGGGGAACCTCACCGTGGCGGCTCTGACGGCGGCGACGCCGCTCTACGGTGCCGTTGCGGTTGAACACCTCGGTCTTGCTGGTTATCTTGCGGTATGCGCCTTCCTCGTCAACGTCGCGAGGGAGGTCATCAAGGACATCGAGGACGTGGAGGGGGACGTCGCCAAGGGCGCCAGGACGCTCCCTATACTCTGGGGAAATAAGAAAGCCGCCCGCGTGGGGGCTCTCTTTGCGGTGCTCACCGTTGCGGCCTCTTTCCTCCCGGTTAAAGCCGGGGTCGGGCTCGGCTACTATGCCATGGTGCCGGTCGATTTGATAATCCTCTACGCTGCGTACCTGATACTCCGCTCCCAGGACAGGGAGACCGCTCACAGGTCGCAGAAGTTGCTCAAAATCAGCATATTCCTTGCGGTAATGGCTTTCCTGGTTGCGGCACTGGTCTAAGAAAGGAGGTGATGCTCATGGAGTTTAAGGAGGAGATAGGTAAGGCCCTCGAGGGGGACGGCCTCTGGACGGTCGTCACGTTCAAGACGCCCCATGGTCCGGGGATTACACTGGAAAAGCTCGCCGAGGCCGCTGAGAGCGCCGGCTGGAGGATAACCTTCCGTGCCAACTGGTGGACCGCTGACATACCCTACGGTCTGGCCAGGCTGGACCTGAGAAAGAACGGCAGGGAGAAGATACTCCTGGGGAAGTGGATACTCGGCAGCAAGTGCGAGCTGATAAGCCTGGAGAACATGTCCCTCGAGAGGGGACGCGATGAGTTCTTCCGCATGGTGGACAGCATAACCTCCACTCTGATCCACGACCCCGTCATAAGGACGATGAGGGAGCAGTACTGACTCCCCGGCTTTTTTGTTTTAACCGTCAGTTTTCAGGTCTAATTCTTACGGGTGGGTAGAAAAGTAGAAAAGCTCAGAGCGGCTCGTAGTAGCCGATCTCCGGCTCGTATATCTCGCCCTCCGCCAGGAGCTGGGTTATGGCTTCCTCGATGAGCTCCTCACTGAAGTCCTTGGAGAGCTTCTTGACTATGAACTTGTGTGAGAGCGCCTTTTCCTTTTCCTTGAGCAGCTCTAAGACGGCATTCTTGGCCTTCTCAAGCTCCGGGTTCGTGGGGGCCTCCTCCTCTTCCGAAATCTCCTCCGAAATCTCTTCCTCAAAGAGAGCCTCCTCCGCGCTCCTCTGCTCCAGCATCATGGTGTAGAGTTCGTCTATGGTGAGGAGCATATCCTCACTTACCCCTTTGTTCTTGGCTATGACCTTGGCCTTAGCGGTGACGCCGTACTTGTCGTATATCTCGAACGCTATCTTGGCCTTTTTAGCGTGCTCGACTTTTTCCTTGAGGGTCTCGAAGCGGTGGAGTATCCACATGTTCGGCTCCACCTTGGATATGCCCTCAACGAGAATCTGCTTGTCGTCGCGCCACTCACTGATCTTCCCGATTATCTGGACGAGGTCGCCCTTCTTCACGAGTCTGATGAAGCGCGTGTCCTCGCGGAAGCCGAGCACCCAGATGGTTCCGGTTCCATCGTCAATCTGGAACTTGCCGTAGGTCTCATCCTCGCTTATCGCCGGCTCCCTAACCACCGTCGCGACCACCTTGACGCGGTAGACCTTCCTTGCGTCCCTGGTTATCAGGTAGTTCGGCTCAAAGTCGCCCTCGCTCTTGACGAAGTAACCGTTAATGATGTCCATGATGTAGACCCTGCTCGCTGGGAGGCGCTTCTTCATAGCTCCTCACCTCCGAAGAACTCAATGATGCTTTCCACCTTCGGGAGAACCTTCCTTTCAAGCTCCCTTACCTCCTCTAGGGCGTCGAGGTCTGCGTTGCTGAAGTCCTGTATGACCTCGCCGTAGATG
The sequence above is drawn from the Thermococcus pacificus genome and encodes:
- a CDS encoding 30S ribosomal protein S6e, coding for MATFKLVISNPKNGIAKQVEISGEEAEKLIGKRIGDEVPASELGLNLTEIFGEEIPGDAKLRITGGTDKDGFAMRPDVHGPRRVKILVSRGPGFRPKERGERRKKTVRGNTISPEIVQVNMKLIF
- a CDS encoding preprotein translocase subunit Sec61beta — translated: MAKEKTTLPPTGAGLMRFFDEDTKAIKIGPKGVIALTLILVAFEILLHTFGPQIFG
- the engB gene encoding GTP-binding protein EngB; translation: MRDMIIFAGRSNVGKSTLIFRLTGKWVKRGKRPGVTRKPTEVNWRGKIIVDMPGFGFMSGVPKRVQEKVKDEIVRFIEEKADEIELAVLVVDGKAAPEIIERWEKRGEIPIDVEFYQFLRELNIPTIVAVNKLDKIKNLQRTINFLAEKFGVPPSEINETFVPISAKFGKNLDKLRLTMEKKLKEGREKPSENLKDDVGDGLLDSVE
- a CDS encoding Lrp/AsnC family transcriptional regulator, encoding MEEKTALTPRQLRLLRKFYEDGKTIEVHTVEKTQDELAEELGITRQALSNHLKVLKELGYIRTGRGFIDLTDKALDLLGEKKGDVFVFVRIEPTKRRNVYEAIKNLKIKKIYRVTGDIDLIIEADKTRLDEILEEISSLDGVKETITHIVLEVL
- a CDS encoding Clp1/GlmU family protein gives rise to the protein MNKATYTTDVPGDRLSLLETLSSRQRPTKVMLIGGTDSGKTTLLTFLANGLIERGLRVAIVDSDVGQKGVLPPAAISLAFPEGPFSNPSELRGAAHYFIGTTSPGQYAGEMAVGVKRLVDIAIKSADIVLIDTTGFVTGPGAEMKRLKAELVRPDIVVFLEKGGELEHLRNLLAPYGEILRLPVSPKVRAYSREERREIRGKKWRAYFAASTPVDVDLREVIPGGTSLFQGRPLTPEEVELLSSAFGWLVLAGWKGGRYTVVKSDVESSPRHYDRFALHAVDFEKLSNLLVGFIDGDGLCLGVGILKWISFSARKAQVLTPLSPEEVSKAVELRFGRIRVLENGEELGLLRRDEL
- a CDS encoding geranylgeranylglycerol-phosphate geranylgeranyltransferase; this translates as MEFKAFIEITRPHNCLLAGIVGVLGSIVAVGDIPAPRTALLVFLVVVLGCAGGNTINDYFDYEIDKINRPERPLPRGAMSRRTALYYSLALFAVGLSLAALINIYAFTIALVAYVMMFLYAWKLKPLPFVGNLTVAALTAATPLYGAVAVEHLGLAGYLAVCAFLVNVAREVIKDIEDVEGDVAKGARTLPILWGNKKAARVGALFAVLTVAASFLPVKAGVGLGYYAMVPVDLIILYAAYLILRSQDRETAHRSQKLLKISIFLAVMAFLVAALV
- a CDS encoding ribonucleoside-triphosphate reductase, producing the protein MEFKEEIGKALEGDGLWTVVTFKTPHGPGITLEKLAEAAESAGWRITFRANWWTADIPYGLARLDLRKNGREKILLGKWILGSKCELISLENMSLERGRDEFFRMVDSITSTLIHDPVIRTMREQY
- a CDS encoding OB-fold nucleic acid binding domain-containing protein, producing MKKRLPASRVYIMDIINGYFVKSEGDFEPNYLITRDARKVYRVKVVATVVREPAISEDETYGKFQIDDGTGTIWVLGFREDTRFIRLVKKGDLVQIIGKISEWRDDKQILVEGISKVEPNMWILHRFETLKEKVEHAKKAKIAFEIYDKYGVTAKAKVIAKNKGVSEDMLLTIDELYTMMLEQRSAEEALFEEEISEEISEEEEAPTNPELEKAKNAVLELLKEKEKALSHKFIVKKLSKDFSEELIEEAITQLLAEGEIYEPEIGYYEPL